A window of Parambassis ranga chromosome 10, fParRan2.1, whole genome shotgun sequence contains these coding sequences:
- the f8 gene encoding coagulation factor VIII, whose translation MELTGWRAAAVLLPLLICATAVEAQQPKQQQPAVREYFIAAVEIGWDYIYLDDAEPTSDQRRRFKVTPQKYIKAVYREYTDSTYTVPKPRPAWTGIQGPVIVAQAGDRVVVHFKNLASQPYSISPVGITYWKQSEGAGYDDSTAGQEKEDDAIFPGGYYEYVWDISPKDGPTTSDPDCLTYTYSSRVDTVRDINSGLIGALLICKSSAFTDDGRRRYPAFVLLFAVFDETKSWYGAVGERMSREKFKRSSSRKEYHTINGYVNSTLPGLTVCEGRNPVFWHMIGMGTSPEIHSIQFQGHSLQILTHRKVTVEVTPMTFITAEMRPSSIGRYLISCQIHAHRHDGMNAVFAVEKCPDPVTPPKPDLRKVQHVDYSEDSEENSDEYDDDLFNTISIPDKKPQVQVRSSRGQHSQTWIHYIAAEEVTWEYTAHLKPTDSELQSRYFPGAPHHLGYKYKKVIYVEYTDGSFTQRKNPDMALPGPLLKGKVNDQFHIIFKNLASHPFNIYPNGITKIFPLQRSANAAEKDLRSMGVPPNGTFGYIWRLTTDDGPLEGDPNCLTQLYQSTISPERDLASGLVGTLLICKYNAIDTRGQLLGPDKNVSLIFAVFDENRSWYFNENMQKSSLKSFNTTDPDFYKSNVIYSVNGVMFSKRRFVFCQTDVSLWLVANVGTQSDFLSVYFTGNLFQYQGLYQSVLTLFPMTGVTVPMEMELIGEWEISAFDSNLKSRGMSITYTVRPCSTGDLVVDHKDEDDISDYIDDFHPRGFRPQNGTVMVRVCKKATDSNNTQLVNTSDGSGVICKLRKVTVASPKGGASPPEGEIPQDILDGIKKHMEAQNQTELEEQSAGRQKRQADGNWTNEDISSGFLGVENMTGTTFDAEVMAEERSQMPDEKNETVAQLEESNEILLSREKQLRKEDSSVDSSEDKTSQNLIQSEPDSLLGLEYNYTANNTNDTRIDLSLEYDDYSEEENSTSDAFGSENLDMRSGNIRLRNYYIAAEEITWDYGIKTPPQFIDPRDMRRGMRKFLPEYKKVVFRAYTNQDFQHPVDRRELQEHLGIMGPFIRTEINDLLTVTFKNNASRPYSFHLQGVYDRSQGAGIAQTSSASAPPGVPGEPVPPGEARTYKWRITWKQGPTDPKFDCKTGAYYSTVDKEKDLHSGLVGPLVICKSGTLRTWQNTQPDIQEFSLLFHTFDETKSWYLEENLQQHCAPPCRVNTEDPWYHTSNKFAAINGYVAETLPGLMVAQHQPVRWHLLNVGSDREYHAVHFHGLPFTVHTEQEHRMGIYNLFPGVFGTVEMRPPTVGTWLVECTIGDYQLAGMRAKLLVYNPRCSLPLGVKSGTIKDSQITASDHIDNWEPRLARLDQSGYINAWMGKNSKSWLQVDLQKPMLLHGVQTQGVRSRLRDHYITFFTISYSLDQETWTTYKRNCTKKNSNFHGNLDSSKVKENRFYPPFVARYVRIQPLMFIQRPALRLELLGCDLNSCSLPLGLQRLIPDSSFSASSFHSSLLRNWIPSLARLHQDGSTNAWRPKNNNPHEWLQVDLGTVKRITGVITQGARSLLTQMMVTEFSVTISHDGQTWSSVLEESSQREKIFQGNNDPDEEVVTVFDSPLFGRYLRIHPRGWINDIALRLEVLGCDTQQSV comes from the exons ATGGAGCTGACAGGTTGGCGCGCCGCAGCGGTCCTGCTGCCGCTCCTCATCTGCGCCACCGCCGTGGAAGCGCAGCAGCCGAAACAACAGCAGCCCGCAGTCAGAGAGTATTTCATAGCTGCTGTGGAAATTGGCTGGGACTATATCTACCTGGACGATGCGGAGCCGACATCTGATCAAag aagGAGGTTCAAAGTTACTCCTCAGAAATACATCAAGGCTGTTTACAGAGAGTACACAGACTCCACATACACAGTTCCCAAGCCAAGACCAGCATGGACAG GTATTCAAGGCCCGGTGATTGTGGCGCAGGCCGGTGACAGAGTGGTGGTTCACTTCAAGAACCTGGCCTCTCAGCCCTACAGCATCAGCCCTGTGGGGATCACCTACTGGAAACAGTCTGAAG gagCCGGGTACGATGACTCTACAGCAGGCCAGGAGAAGGAAGATGATGCCATTTTTCCTGGAGGATACTATGAGTATGTGTGGGACATCAGCCCTAAAGACGGCCCCACCACCAGCGACCCTGACTGCCTCACCTACACCTACTCATCCCGGGTGGACACAGTCCGAGACATAAACTCAGGACTCATCGGTGCCCTGCTCATCTGCAAATCAA GTGCTTTCACAGATGACGGCCGGAGGAGATATCCAGCCTTCGTCCTGCTGTTTGCAGTTTTTGATGAGACCAAAAGCTGGTATGGGGCGGTGGGAGAGAGGATGAGCAGAGAGAAGTtcaagaggagcagcagcaggaaggaataCCACACCATCAATGGATATGTTAACTCCACGTTACCCG gtctgacagtgtgtgaggGACGTAATCCTGTGTTTTGGCATATGATCGGGATGGGCACATCTCCAGAAATCCACTCCATTCAGTTTCAGGGTCACTCTTTGCAG ATATTAACCCATCGTAAAGTCACTGTGGAAGTGACCCCTATGACCTTTATCACTGCAGAAATGAGACCATCTTCCATCGGTCGCTACCTTATCAGCTGTCAGATTCACGCTCATCGCCATG ATGGCATGAATGCTGTGTTCGCGGTGGAAAAATGCCCAGATCCGGTCACTCCACCAAAACCCGACCTGCGTAAAGTTCAACACGTTGATTACAGTGAAGACAGTGAGGAGAACAGCGATGAGTATGACGACGATTTATTCAACACCATAAGCATACCCGACAAGAAGCCACAGGTACAAGTCAGATCTAGCAGAGGACAGCATTCCCAGACCTGGATTCATTATATAGCTGCCGAAGAAGTCACCTGGGAGTACACAGCTCATCTCAAACCCACAGACAG CGAGCTGCAGTCCAGATATTTTCCTGGAGCTCCCCATCACCTCGGCTACAAGTACAAAAAGGTTATATATGTGGAGTACACAGACGGATCCTTCACTCAGAGGAAGAACCCTGACATGGCTCTGCCGGGTCCACTTCTGAAAGGAAAAGTCAACGATCAGTTCCAT atcatttttaaaaaccTGGCCAGTCACCCTTTCAACATCTACCCCAATGGCATTACCAAGATATTCCCACTGCAGAGATCTGCAAATG ctgcagagaaggaCTTGCGTTCAATGGGTGTGCCCCCTAATGGGACTTTTGGCTACATCTGGAGGCTAACAACAGACGATGGGCCCTTGGAAGGAGACCCCAACTGTCTGACCCAGCTTTATCAGAGCACCATCTCCCCAGAGAGGGACCTGGCCTCTGGGCTGGTGGGCACCCTGCTCATCTGCAAGTACAACGCCATCGATACCAGAGGACAGCTG cTGGGACCGGATAAGAACGTGAGCCTGATATTTGCTGTGTTTGATGAGAACAGGAGTTGGTACttcaatgaaaacatgcagAAGTCCAGCCTAAAGTCCTTTAACACCACAGACCCCGACTTCTATAAATCCAATGTCATTTACA GTGTGAATGGTGTCATGTTCAGCAAGCGTAGGTTTGTCTTCTGTCAGACGGATGTCTCCCTCTGGCTCGTGGCCAATGTGGGCACCCAGAGTGACTTCCTTTCTGTCTATTTCACTGGAAACCTGTTTCAGTACCAAGGCCTCTACCAGTCTGTCCTCACCCTCTTCCCCATGACTGGCGTGACTGTTCCCATGGAGATGGAGCTGATCG gTGAGTGGGAAATCAGTGCCTTTGATAGCAACCTCAAGAGCAGGGGGATGAGCATCACTTATACTGTACGTCCTTGCAGCACTGGAGACCTGGTAGTTGATCATAAGGATGAAGATGATATCTCTGACTATATTGATGATTTCCACCCAAGAGGCTTCAGACCTCAGAATGGTACAGTGATGGTTCGAGTGTGCAAGAAAGCCACTGATAGCAACAATACTCAGTTAGTTAACACTTCAGATGGTTCAGGTGTCATATGTAAGCTGAGGAAAGTGACAGTAGCATCACCTAAAGGGGGGGCGTCTCCCCCAGAAGGGGAGATTCCTCAGGATATCTTGGATGGTATAAAGAAACACATGGAGGCTCAGAATCAGACTGAACTTGAAGAACAGAGTGCAGGCAGACAGAAGAGGCAAGCAGATGGAAACTGGACAAATGAAGATATAAGTTCTGGATTTTTGGGTGTGGAAAACATGACTGGCACCACCTTTGATGCAGAGGTGATGGCTGAGGAAAGAAGTCAAATGCCAGATGAGAAGAATGAAACAGTGGCTCAGCTTGAGGAGAGCAATGAGATTTTACTAAGCAGGGAAAAGCAGCTGAGAAAAGAAGACTCAAGTGTGGACAGTTCAGAGGACAAAACCTCACAGAACCTCATTCAGTCTGAACCTGACAGTCTGCTGGGTCTGGAATACAACTACACCGCCAATAACACCAACGACACGAGGATTGATCTTTCCCTGGAGTACGACGACTACAGTGAGGAG GAGAACAGCACATCAGATGCATTTGGCTCAGAGAACCTGGACATGCGCTCTGGGAACATCAGACTTCGCAACTACTACATCGCAGCAGAGGAGATTACCTGGGACTATGGTATCAAAACACCACCTCAGTTTATCGATCCCAG AGACATGCGCAGAGGGATGAGGAAGTTCCTGCCTGAGTACAAAAAAGTGGTGTTTCGAGCCTACACGAATCAAGACTTCCAGCATCCGGTGGACAGAAGAGAGCTTCAGGAGCACCTGGGAATCATGGGACCCTTTATTAGAACTGAGATTAATGATCTCCTCACT GTGACCTTTAAGAACAACGCATCCAGACCTTACTCCTTCCACCTTCAGGGAGTGTATGACCGCAGCCAGGGGGCTGGCATTGCCCAAAccagctctgcctctgctccacccGGAGTCCCAGGGGAGCCTGTGCCTCCTGGGGAAGCTCGGACTTATAAGTGGAGAATAACCTGGAAACAGGGACCTACTGACCCCAAATTTGACTGCAAGACTGGGGCTTACTACTCCACAGTGGACAAG GAGAAAGACCTTCACTCAGGTCTGGTTGGTCCACTGGTGATCTGTAAGTCTGGAACCCTCCGCACATGGCAGAACACACAGCCAGACATCCAGGAGTTTTCCCTGCTCTTCCACACCTTTGATGAAACCAAGAGCTGGTACCTGGAGGAGAACCTGCAGCAACACTGTGCCCCACCCTGTCGAGTCAACACAGAGGATCCTTGGTACCACACCAGCAACAAGTTTGCAG CAATAAACGGATATGTGGCAGAGACACTCCCTGGGTTGATGGTGGCCCAACACCAGCCGGTTAGGTGGCACCTTCTGAATGTGGGAAGTGACAGAGAGTACCACGCTGTGCACTTCCATGGTTTACCCTTCACTGTTCACACTGAACAGGAACACCGCATGGGCATCTACAACCTCTTTCCtg gTGTATTTGGCACAGTGGAGATGAGACCCCCGACTGTTGGCACATGGCTGGTGGAGTGCACTATAGGTGATTACCAGCTGGCCGGCATGAGGGCTAAACTGCTGGTTTATAACCCAC GATGTTCTCTGCCTCTGGGAGTGAAGTCTGGAACAATCAAGGATTCCCAGATAACTGCATCAGATCACATTG ATAACTGGGAGCCCAGGCTGGCGAGGCTAGACCAGTCTGGTTACATCAATGCCTGGATGGGCAAGAACAGCAAGTCATGGTTACAG gTGGACCTCCAGAAGCCCATGCTGCTGCACGGTGTGCAGACACAGGGAGTGAGGTCAAGGCTGAGGGACCACTACATCACATTCTTCACCATCTCCTACAGCCTGGATCAGGAGACGTGGACCACATACAAAAGAAACTGCACCAAGAAGAACAGT AACTTTCATGGCAACCTGGACAGCTCCAAGGTGAAGGAGAACCGCTTCTACCCACCATTTGTGGCTCGTTACGTCAGAATTCAACCACTGATGTTCATACAAAGGCCTGCTCTGCGGCTGGAGCTTCTGGGCTGCGACCTCAACA gctgctctcttcctcttGGACTCCAGAGACTGATTCCTGACAGTAGCTTCAGTGCGTCCTCTTTTCATTCGTCTCTGCTGCGTAACTGGATACCCAGCCTTGCCCGTCTCCATCAGGATGGCAGCACCAACGCCTGGAGGCCAAAG